The window GACGTGGCGATGATGGCCGATCTGGGGCTGTCGGCGTACCGCTTCTCGATCTCCTGGTCGCGGGTGCAGCCGACGGGCCGGGGCCCGGCCGTGCAGCGGGGCCTGGACTTCTACCGCCGCCTGGTGGACGAGCTGCTGGCGCACGGCATCAAGCCCGCCGTCACCCTCTACCACTGGGACCTCCCCCAGGAGCTGGAGGACGCGGGCGGCTGGCCGGAGCGCGACACGGCGTACCGGTTCGCCGAGTACGCGCAGATCGTCGGCGAGGCGCTCGGCGACCGCGTGGAGCAGTGGATCACGCTCAACGAGCCGTGGTGCAGCGCGTTCCTGGGCTACGGGTCGGGGGTGCACGCGCCGGGCCGCACCGAGCCGCTGGCGACGCTGCGGGCCTCCCACCACCTCAACCTGGCGCACGGGCTTGGCGCTTCGGCCCTGCGCTCGGTGATGCCGGCCCGCAACTCGGTGGCCCTCAGCCTCAACTCCTCGGTGGTACGGCCGCTCTCCCAGGACCCCGCGGACCTGGCGGCGGCCCGGAAGATCGACGACCTGGCCAACGGGATCTTCCACGGCCCGATCCTGCACGGCGCGTACCCGGAGAGCCTGTACGCGGCGACGGAGCCGGTCACCGACTGGTCGTACGTCCTGGAGGGCGACCTGGCGGCGATCAACCAGCCGTTGGACGCGCTGGGGTTGAACTACTACACCCCGACGCTGGTGTCGGTGGCCGAGACCGGGGCCGACGGCCCGCGGGCGGACGGCCACGGGGCGAGCGAACACTCGCCGTGGCCCTGTTCGGACGACGTGATGTTCCACCAGACCCCGGGCGACCGCACCGAAATGGGCTGGACGATCGACCCGACCGGCCTGCACGAGCTGATCATGCGGTACACGCGCGAGGCACCGGGCCTGCCGCTGTACATCACCGAGAACGGCGCGGCGTACGACGACAAGCCGGACCCCGACGGCCGCGTCCACGACCCGGAGCGCATCGCCTACCTGCACGGCCACCTCTCCGAGGTCCGCCGTGCGATCGCCGACGGCGCCGACGTCCGGGGCTACTACCTGTGGTCCCTGATGGACAACTTCGAGTGGGCGTACGGCTACGGGAAGCGGTTCGGGGCGGTGTACGTCGACTACTCCACGCTCGTCCGGACGCCGAAGTCGAGCGCGTACTGGTACGGGAAGGCGGCGCGGACGGGGGTGTTGCCGGCGGTGGAGACGGCTCTCTAGCCGCGCGCGGCGGGAACGGGAACGGGAACGGGAGCGGGAACGGGGGTGGAGGCGGGGCGCGGCACAGTGAAGGGGAGTGCCGCGCCCCGGGCCGGTGACGGGG of the Streptomyces sp. T12 genome contains:
- a CDS encoding GH1 family beta-glucosidase produces the protein MPEPMSSVSFPPAFLWGAATSAYQIEGAVREDGRTPSIWDTFSHTPGRTAGGEHGDIAVDHYHRYREDVAMMADLGLSAYRFSISWSRVQPTGRGPAVQRGLDFYRRLVDELLAHGIKPAVTLYHWDLPQELEDAGGWPERDTAYRFAEYAQIVGEALGDRVEQWITLNEPWCSAFLGYGSGVHAPGRTEPLATLRASHHLNLAHGLGASALRSVMPARNSVALSLNSSVVRPLSQDPADLAAARKIDDLANGIFHGPILHGAYPESLYAATEPVTDWSYVLEGDLAAINQPLDALGLNYYTPTLVSVAETGADGPRADGHGASEHSPWPCSDDVMFHQTPGDRTEMGWTIDPTGLHELIMRYTREAPGLPLYITENGAAYDDKPDPDGRVHDPERIAYLHGHLSEVRRAIADGADVRGYYLWSLMDNFEWAYGYGKRFGAVYVDYSTLVRTPKSSAYWYGKAARTGVLPAVETAL